Within Paenibacillus sp. RUD330, the genomic segment ATCGAGAGGCATGGTTTCTCCTTCAAGAAGAGCCTGGGGCAGAACTTCCTGATCGACCCCAATATTCTGAACAAGATCGTAGCCGCGGCCGGACTGGACGCAACCAAAGGGGCGCTGGAGATCGGTCCCGGCATCGGTGCCTTGACCCAGCAGCTCGCCAGGGAAGCGGGCAAGGTGGCAGCGGTCGAGATCGACCGGCGGCTCATCCCGATTCTTCAGGAGGTGCTGGAAGCCGACGAGAATGTGCGTATCGTTCACGGCGACGTGCTGGAGATCGACCTGCAGGCGCTGTTCAAGGAGCAGTTCGGCGAGGTGAGCGGCGTCAGCGTCGTGGCCAATCTGCCTTATTACGTGACGACTCCGATCCTGATGAAGCTTCTGGAGGAGCGGCTGCCGCTGGAGAACATCGTCGTCATGATCCAGAAGGAAGTCGCCGAGCGGATGGCGGCCAAGCCCGGCACGAAGGCCTATGGCAGCCTCAGCGTGGCCGTCCAGTATTACGCGGTGCCGGAGCTTGTCTGCATCGTGCCTCATACGGTGTTCATTCCGCAGCCGAACGTCGACTCGGCCGTCATCAAGCTGGCGATGCGGGACAAGCCTGCCGTCGACGTGGCGGACGAGGATTTCTTCTTTCGCACGGTTCAGGCCTGCTTCGCGCAGCGCCGCAAGACGATCCACAACAATCTGTCCTCCTGGCTCGGCAAGGACAAGCGGGAGGAGCTTACCCGCATCCTCGAATCGACGGGTATCGATCCCGTGCGGCGGGGCGAGACGCTGTCGCTGCAGGAATACGCCTCTCTGACGGCGGCGCTTGAAACACATGGCCTCAAGGGCTGACAACCCGGCAGCGCTGCTTCGTCAAAGCGAAGCTCTTCATGAGGATCCGGTCGGATCCTTTCATGGAGGGCTTTTTGTGCCGGGAGCCAGCGCCAGCGCCGCAGCGCCGAAAACCCGTTGTCACCTCCGGCGGCCTATGCCCATACCATAAGGCAGAGGTGATGGGCCTAATGAATCAAGGGGATTTTGTCGTTCGGCGCTCCTACGGCGGGGATGTATTGTTCCGCATCGAAGCTGTCCGCGGGGATACCGCCATTTTGAAGGGAGCGGATTACCGTCTGCTCGCCGACGCGCCGCTCGGCGACCTGACGAAGGTGGCCGATCCGGAGGAGCTGGGCGTCACGAAGTCGGTCCGAAGCAAGGTGAAGGCGTCCAATCAGCGAATGAGCCAAGAGCTGATCGATCAGTCCGTCCATCACGAGATGGACTTCCGTCCCGGAGACTCCAATGCTTCCGCACAGGCATATTTCGATCTGCCCGGCAAAGTTCTGCATCTGGACGGCGACGCCAACTATATGCGCAAAAGCATGCAGCTGTACAATCAGATGAAGGTGCCGGCTCAAGGCCTTCATGTCGGCGAAGCTCAGATGGCGGATCTGCTGTACCATCTGCTGCCGCAGGTGAAGCCGGATGTCGTCGTCATTACCGGCCATGACGGCCTGCTAAAGAACCGCCCTACAGGCGATCTCTACAGCATAGGCAGTTATAAGAACTCCCAGAACTTCGTCAACGCGGTCCATGTGGCCCGGGAGTACGACAAGAACCGCGACAATCTGATCGTGGTCGCAGGGGCATGTCAGTCCCATTATGAGGCGCTGCTTCAGTCCGGAGCCAATTTCGCCAGCTCGCCGGGACGCATCCTTATCCATGCGCTCGATCCGGTCTATATCGCCATCAAGGCAAGCTACACGTCGATCCGGGAGCCGATCAACCTGCCGGATGTCATTCACGGCACGATTTCGGGCATCGACGGAGTGGGCGGAATCGAGACGATGGGACGTTACAGGGTCGGTCTTCCGAAGCCGCAGACGGTTACGAATGTGAAGCCAAACCCTTATTATGCGTAAGCTGTAAATCCTTATTCATCTTGAAAACGAAGTCGAAAAATTTTCATTGACACTAAAGTTAGACCGATGATATAATTTTCGTTTATTTGACAACGCCTCCTCCCTTGGGCTATAATGGACAAGGAAAGAGGTGGTAGTTGCCAATGGCTAGAAATGCTTTGTCTGAGATCAAGCGCAGCATGGAAGCGCATGTTGGAGCCAAGATCATGCTGCGGGCTAACGGAGGCCGGCGCAAGACGGTTGAACGTTCCGGTGTTTTGGAAGAAACCTACCCATCTGTTTTCATTGTCAAGCTGGATCAGGATCAGCATGCTTTCAAGCGTGTGTCCTATAGTTACGCGGACATTCTGACGGATTCCGTCGAGGTCACCGTCTGCAACGACGAAGGCCAAGTACGGATCAATCCCGTTCACTGAACGTCCCATATATGCTTAACCGGGGAACTTCGCGCGACCGCTGCCGGCTGTCGTGCTTTTTTTATGCTTGCTTTCGGGGACCGCATAGAAGCGGGAGTCCGCTCTCATACTACAGGAAGGGCTGTCGCCGATGGACGGCCCAATACAGCCGCAGGGCAAGGAGGCTACGCATGAGCCGCAGAAGACGCAGCATAATGTCCGAACAGCTGAAGGTGGAGCTCGCCAAGGATCTTGGCTTTTACGACACGGTCCAGGAAGAAGGATGGGGCGGCATCAAAGCCAAGGACGCGGGGAATATGGTCAAGCGCGCCATTCAGATGGCCGAGCAGGCCGCAGCGCGCCAGAACCAGAGCTAGAGCATAACAAGCGGCTTCCGGCGCGGTTTCCCGCGCATGGG encodes:
- the rsmA gene encoding 16S rRNA (adenine(1518)-N(6)/adenine(1519)-N(6))-dimethyltransferase RsmA, with translation MDVATPRRTKEIIERHGFSFKKSLGQNFLIDPNILNKIVAAAGLDATKGALEIGPGIGALTQQLAREAGKVAAVEIDRRLIPILQEVLEADENVRIVHGDVLEIDLQALFKEQFGEVSGVSVVANLPYYVTTPILMKLLEERLPLENIVVMIQKEVAERMAAKPGTKAYGSLSVAVQYYAVPELVCIVPHTVFIPQPNVDSAVIKLAMRDKPAVDVADEDFFFRTVQACFAQRRKTIHNNLSSWLGKDKREELTRILESTGIDPVRRGETLSLQEYASLTAALETHGLKG
- the yabG gene encoding sporulation peptidase YabG, encoding MNQGDFVVRRSYGGDVLFRIEAVRGDTAILKGADYRLLADAPLGDLTKVADPEELGVTKSVRSKVKASNQRMSQELIDQSVHHEMDFRPGDSNASAQAYFDLPGKVLHLDGDANYMRKSMQLYNQMKVPAQGLHVGEAQMADLLYHLLPQVKPDVVVITGHDGLLKNRPTGDLYSIGSYKNSQNFVNAVHVAREYDKNRDNLIVVAGACQSHYEALLQSGANFASSPGRILIHALDPVYIAIKASYTSIREPINLPDVIHGTISGIDGVGGIETMGRYRVGLPKPQTVTNVKPNPYYA
- a CDS encoding Veg family protein, with amino-acid sequence MARNALSEIKRSMEAHVGAKIMLRANGGRRKTVERSGVLEETYPSVFIVKLDQDQHAFKRVSYSYADILTDSVEVTVCNDEGQVRINPVH
- a CDS encoding small, acid-soluble spore protein, alpha/beta type encodes the protein MSRRRRSIMSEQLKVELAKDLGFYDTVQEEGWGGIKAKDAGNMVKRAIQMAEQAAARQNQS